The following are from one region of the Rhizobium sullae genome:
- a CDS encoding adenylosuccinate synthase, translated as MTNVVVVGSQWGDEGKGKIVDWLSERADIVVRYQGGHNAGHTLVIDGTSYKLSLLPSGVVRPGKMAVIGNGVVVDPHALIAEIEKLEKQGVKISPDNLRIADNATLILSLHRELDAYREDAASNSGTKIGTTRRGIGPAYEDKVGRRAIRVMDLADLEALPGKVDRILTHHNALRRGLGVEEVSHEAIMTELTSIADRVLPFRETVWLLLDKERRKGARILFEGAQGSLLDIDHGTYPFVTSSNTVAGQAAAGSGMGPGSLGYILGITKAYTTRVGEGPFPTELNDSVGQFLGEKGHEFGTVTGRKRRCGWFDAALVRQSVATNGITGIALTKLDVLDGLDELRICIGYMLDGEQIDHLPASQAAQARVEPVYITLEGWKESTVGARSWADLPAQAIKYVRQVEELIGAPVALLSTSPERDDTILVTDPFED; from the coding sequence ATGACGAACGTAGTCGTGGTCGGTTCGCAATGGGGTGACGAAGGCAAGGGCAAGATTGTCGATTGGCTTTCGGAACGTGCGGATATCGTTGTGCGCTATCAGGGCGGACACAATGCCGGCCATACGCTCGTCATCGACGGCACGAGCTACAAGCTATCGCTGCTGCCTTCCGGCGTCGTGCGCCCGGGCAAGATGGCGGTGATCGGAAACGGCGTCGTCGTCGATCCGCATGCCTTGATCGCCGAGATCGAAAAGCTGGAAAAGCAGGGCGTCAAGATTTCTCCTGACAACCTGCGCATCGCCGACAACGCGACGCTCATCCTGTCGCTGCACCGCGAGCTCGATGCCTACCGCGAAGATGCCGCCTCCAATAGCGGCACGAAGATCGGCACGACGCGCCGTGGTATCGGCCCGGCTTATGAAGACAAGGTTGGCCGCCGTGCAATCCGCGTGATGGATCTCGCCGATCTGGAAGCGCTGCCGGGCAAGGTCGACCGCATTCTTACGCATCACAATGCGCTCCGCCGCGGCCTGGGTGTTGAAGAAGTGAGCCACGAGGCTATTATGACGGAACTGACGTCGATTGCGGATCGCGTGCTTCCGTTCCGCGAAACGGTCTGGCTGCTTCTCGACAAGGAACGCCGTAAGGGCGCGCGCATCCTCTTCGAAGGCGCGCAGGGTAGCCTGCTCGATATCGACCACGGTACCTATCCTTTCGTGACCTCGTCCAACACCGTCGCGGGGCAAGCCGCAGCGGGCTCCGGCATGGGGCCGGGTTCGCTCGGCTACATCCTCGGCATTACCAAGGCTTACACGACGCGCGTCGGCGAAGGTCCGTTCCCGACCGAACTCAACGACTCGGTCGGCCAGTTCCTCGGCGAAAAGGGCCATGAATTCGGTACGGTGACGGGCCGCAAGCGCCGCTGCGGCTGGTTCGATGCCGCACTTGTGCGCCAGTCGGTTGCCACGAATGGCATCACCGGCATCGCGCTGACTAAGCTCGATGTGCTTGACGGTCTCGACGAACTGAGGATCTGCATCGGCTACATGCTCGATGGCGAGCAGATCGACCATCTGCCGGCAAGCCAGGCGGCGCAGGCCCGGGTGGAGCCGGTCTATATCACGCTGGAAGGCTGGAAGGAATCGACTGTCGGCGCCCGCAGCTGGGCCGATCTGCCTGCGCAGGCGATCAAATATGTCCGCCAGGTCGAGGAGTTGATCGGCGCCCCGGTCGCGCTTCTATCCACAAGCCCTGAGCGCGATGACACCATACTTGTGACTGATCCGTTTGAGGATTAA
- a CDS encoding DMT family transporter: MHITAYICLVIATLCWGGNTVAGKLALGHVSPMTLTFLRWTLATALIAAVSLPQLKRDWPIVRNKLPLLLFYGMVGYTLFNAMLYSAVKYTTAINVAIEQAGIPMLIFLLNLVFFRTGVSAAQVAGFGMTLVGVALTAAHGDLATLLRLSLNRGDALMLVAVAAYSIYTIFLRWKPPVDWRTLMAFPALAAALTSLPLLLWESAAGNAQLPDGKGWIITFYTAIFASLVAQILYIKGVEWIGANRAGLFINLVPVFGTLLSVLLLGETLQLFHIVSLVLTLGGIAIAERGRPKLSTSTVSASPMD; this comes from the coding sequence TTGCATATCACGGCCTATATTTGTCTCGTCATTGCGACGCTGTGCTGGGGCGGAAACACAGTTGCCGGGAAACTCGCGCTCGGCCATGTCAGCCCCATGACGCTGACTTTCTTGCGTTGGACGCTTGCGACCGCGCTCATCGCGGCAGTGTCGCTTCCACAGCTCAAGAGGGACTGGCCGATTGTCCGCAATAAGCTGCCTCTGCTCCTTTTCTACGGCATGGTCGGCTATACGCTCTTCAACGCCATGCTTTACTCGGCTGTGAAATACACCACCGCCATCAACGTCGCGATTGAGCAGGCCGGCATCCCGATGCTCATCTTCCTGCTCAATCTGGTTTTCTTCCGCACCGGCGTTTCGGCGGCACAGGTCGCCGGCTTCGGCATGACGCTCGTCGGCGTTGCCTTGACCGCCGCGCACGGCGACCTCGCAACGCTGCTCAGGCTCAGCCTCAATCGCGGCGACGCCTTAATGCTGGTGGCGGTCGCAGCCTATTCGATCTACACGATCTTCCTGCGCTGGAAGCCGCCTGTTGACTGGCGCACGCTCATGGCGTTTCCCGCGCTTGCGGCGGCGCTGACATCGCTGCCACTGTTGCTTTGGGAGAGTGCGGCGGGCAATGCGCAGCTTCCCGACGGCAAAGGCTGGATCATCACGTTCTACACCGCGATCTTCGCCTCGCTGGTTGCGCAGATCCTCTATATCAAAGGCGTGGAATGGATCGGCGCCAACCGGGCCGGGCTCTTCATCAATCTCGTCCCGGTTTTCGGCACGCTTCTATCCGTGCTGCTGCTCGGCGAGACGTTGCAGCTCTTCCATATCGTCTCGCTGGTGCTGACGCTGGGAGGCATTGCAATCGCTGAAAGGGGCCGTCCAAAGCTTTCGACCTCAACCGTCTCCGCTTCGCCTATGGACTAG
- a CDS encoding GNAT family N-acetyltransferase: MSSEFAVRAMRPGELELVLEWARQEGWNPGLDDSLAFQEADPSGFFVGAVGEVPVGSISVVKYGEGLAFLGLYIVHPDFRGKGYGRALWKAGVASAADRTIGLDGVPAQQENYRKAGFEPAYTTVRYGGVPKTLPQSLLLAHPVSDKLDGLFRYDASIFTEPRNAFVAAWCKRRRGRKTVIVRKSGKIRGYATIRRCYEGYKIGPLFAADAETAAALLAELLPEAGGEPVFIDVPAANREALALAESLGLEPVFETARMYRGAAPHMPLKNVYGITTLELG, from the coding sequence CGGGTGAGTTAGAGCTTGTGCTCGAGTGGGCAAGGCAAGAGGGGTGGAATCCAGGACTCGACGATTCGCTCGCTTTCCAGGAGGCCGACCCGTCCGGCTTTTTCGTTGGTGCTGTCGGTGAAGTCCCGGTAGGCTCCATTTCGGTGGTGAAGTACGGCGAAGGCTTGGCGTTTCTCGGCCTCTATATCGTCCATCCAGATTTCCGCGGCAAAGGCTACGGCAGGGCGCTCTGGAAGGCCGGTGTGGCGTCTGCGGCAGACCGCACGATCGGTCTCGACGGTGTCCCCGCACAGCAGGAGAATTATCGCAAGGCAGGCTTCGAACCCGCCTATACCACGGTGCGGTACGGCGGCGTTCCGAAGACGTTGCCCCAGTCCTTGCTCTTGGCGCACCCAGTCTCCGACAAGCTGGACGGGCTGTTTCGTTACGACGCCTCGATTTTCACTGAACCGCGCAATGCGTTCGTTGCCGCCTGGTGCAAGAGGCGTCGCGGACGCAAGACCGTGATCGTGCGCAAGAGCGGCAAGATCCGCGGCTATGCCACGATCCGCCGCTGCTATGAGGGCTACAAGATCGGGCCGCTTTTTGCCGCCGATGCCGAGACCGCAGCTGCGCTGCTTGCCGAATTGCTGCCGGAGGCCGGCGGCGAGCCGGTGTTCATCGATGTCCCCGCCGCCAACAGGGAAGCGCTCGCGCTGGCCGAAAGCCTCGGTCTCGAACCGGTATTCGAGACGGCGCGCATGTATCGCGGCGCCGCCCCTCATATGCCGCTGAAGAACGTCTATGGCATCACGACGCTGGAGCTCGGCTAG